The following are encoded together in the Nocardioides okcheonensis genome:
- a CDS encoding M50 family metallopeptidase, with protein sequence MTALLYTLGVVTFVVAILASIGLHEFGHLVPAKKFGCKVPQWFIGFGPTVWSKQIGDTEYGVKAIPLGGYVKIVGMLPPGAEGLVEETTYDEDGEPVHKVRRSNTGMFTQLISDARAAEWEYVKQHDTDRLFYRLPWWKKVVVMAGGPMVNIAIAFGLFVILFATYGNPRDEVVEPTVAAVPECVIPVAEQRTTCTADDPVSPAAKAGIEPGDEIVSFNGTPYTDWQSLQAQIRDNADGDAVIEVRRDGELLTLETSTTVTLRQTSLEDQTLTEVGFLGVQPASHLQTGGVLYTAKQMESMTVETVQALVHLPVKVYEVGRAVVGLQERDPEGPISIVGGGRFAGEAAASEAFPLTDKLVTLLFLIASFNFFIGMFNFVPLLPLDGGHIAGALYEGLKRGVARLRGRPDPGHVDVARLLPVAYVVGLAMLVMGVVLIVADLVVPLHIT encoded by the coding sequence ATGACAGCCCTGCTCTACACCCTGGGCGTCGTCACGTTCGTCGTGGCGATCCTGGCCTCGATCGGGTTGCACGAGTTCGGTCACCTGGTGCCGGCGAAGAAGTTCGGCTGCAAGGTGCCGCAGTGGTTCATCGGCTTCGGGCCGACGGTGTGGAGCAAGCAGATCGGCGACACCGAGTACGGCGTCAAGGCGATCCCGCTCGGCGGCTACGTCAAGATCGTCGGGATGCTGCCGCCGGGCGCCGAGGGACTGGTCGAGGAGACCACCTACGACGAGGACGGCGAGCCGGTCCACAAGGTGCGCCGCTCCAACACCGGGATGTTCACCCAGCTGATCTCCGACGCCCGCGCGGCCGAGTGGGAGTACGTCAAGCAGCACGACACCGACCGGCTGTTCTACCGGCTGCCGTGGTGGAAGAAGGTCGTCGTGATGGCCGGCGGCCCGATGGTCAACATCGCGATCGCCTTCGGCCTGTTCGTCATCCTCTTCGCCACCTACGGCAACCCGCGCGACGAGGTCGTCGAGCCCACCGTCGCCGCGGTCCCCGAGTGCGTGATCCCCGTCGCGGAGCAGCGCACCACCTGCACCGCCGACGACCCGGTGAGCCCGGCGGCCAAGGCGGGCATCGAGCCCGGCGACGAGATCGTCAGCTTCAACGGCACCCCCTACACCGACTGGCAGAGCCTGCAGGCGCAGATCCGCGACAACGCCGACGGCGACGCCGTGATCGAGGTCCGCCGCGACGGCGAGCTGCTCACCCTCGAGACCAGCACCACCGTCACGCTGCGCCAGACGTCGCTGGAGGACCAGACGCTGACCGAGGTCGGGTTCCTCGGCGTGCAGCCCGCCTCCCACCTGCAGACCGGTGGCGTGCTCTACACGGCGAAGCAGATGGAGTCGATGACCGTCGAGACGGTCCAGGCGCTGGTGCACCTCCCGGTGAAGGTCTACGAGGTCGGCCGCGCGGTGGTCGGGCTGCAGGAGCGCGACCCCGAGGGCCCGATCTCGATCGTCGGCGGCGGCCGGTTCGCCGGTGAGGCGGCGGCGAGCGAGGCGTTCCCGCTCACCGACAAGCTGGTGACGCTGCTCTTCCTGATCGCGAGCTTCAACTTCTTCATCGGCATGTTCAACTTCGTGCCGCTGCTGCCGCTCGACGGCGGCCACATCGCCGGGGCGCTCTACGAGGGCCTCAAGCGGGGCGTGGCCCGGCTGCGCGGCCGGCCCGACCCGGGCCACGTCGACGTCGCCCGCCTGCTCCCCGTCGCGTACGTCGTGGGCCTCGCCATGCTGGTGATGGGCGTGGTGCTGATCGTCGCGGACCTCGTGGTGCCGCTGCACATCACCTGA